TTGGCTTGATGGGTTTCCACCTCCCCcgtgctccccctgctcccctgctccccctgctccccccctccccccccccccccccaggtgtcgGTCTGCCAGGAGATGCTGAGCGAGTTCCGCAATGCCATCTCCTGTAAGAAGAGCTCCCGCTCGCGGCGGCGACGCCCCCTCACCAGCACGGGGGGCGGAGTCCTGCGCCACCCCTCTCGCCTCGCTCTGGGCGCCCCCCGGCCCATACGCCTGGTTCGAGAAATGCGTCTCAGCAACGGCAAGCTGTACAGCGGCGCGGGACCCCTCAccgggggcggggcaggggccATGGGGGGCCCAGCCGACATGGGCCCTGGGCCACAGCGCCTCCTAGAGGACCCCCTGGGAGCCAACaccaccccgccccctcccccacccctggcgGCGTCCAACGTGGTGGCTCCGCCTCCCTCCCGAGCCAGCTGCACCCACGTCCGCATCTGCCAGGAGTGCCGGCGGATCCAGAGCATGAGGTCCGTCTCTTCCTGTCCGCGGGGCCCGTCCCTGCCCATGGGCCACTCCTCCATGTCGTTGCCCCGTCTACCACCACCCATGCCACCGTCCTCCACCAATACTGACAGCGAGGGAGGAGGCTCGTCCAGCCCGGCCAGAAGACCCAAACCcaagcccaccccccccccgcgaCCTATACCGCCCACCAAAACACCCCCAACAGACCTGTTAGGGACACAAAACTGAGGGGGGGGATTTGAGGGTGGGTTTTTTGAGATGGTAAACATGTGACATGGATGGATGTAACAACCCACTGGGTCCTGTCTGTAGGGGTGTTTTGGGGAGATACCCACTCAGTTTGTTTTCTTTGAAGCAGTAAACTGGTTAACCCACACTGAACCAGTAGACTAGTTCATGATTCAACCATGCCTGGAAAATAGAGgacagctgaggagagagagagacagatatatattagagagagagagaccccagcattgcctctccctatctctccagtGGAAAGAACCAATGGTCTCCATGTTGTTATGCAACAGGCCTGTCTGCGACATCCGGAGGGACTTTTTTCCGGAACACACCTGAGCGTTGTCGTTAGCTCTCCTGTCTCAGGAATCTAGAACTCCCTCTTTCTGCTCAACCTGATGAGGTGACCTGAACTATCCCACAATTCCCCGAGAGGTTTCTAAAGACCTAAACATGTATGAGACTTGTAAGACATGTAATGTCATGGACTCTCTCATGCTAACTGGAGGAAGACCACCTGAGAACTTCTATCTTCTATATGAGGAGCACCCAGAAAGCCTGGACTGGATTTCTGGGTAAACTGAGGGTTGAAAAAACTGTGTTTGTTCTTCTTCTTCGAGTTACAGACTCTTTAaacatttcttttcttttctaccttgttttatttttctttccttttatttaatttttgtgTTCCTGTTTCCATGAATTTTGTGTCTTTGTCGTCATGGAAAAATCTGATGTGCATCCATCAGACATAATCCTGATTGAAGTGGACGGTAGAAGTGTACATGATGGAATTCATGGGAAGATGCATAAAAACGCCTCAACAAGTATTATGACTATATTGCTTATGAAAAGACAAATGCACATGGacagattatatatatatatacatatatatatatatagagtgtgtgtgcgtgtgtgtgtgtgtgtgtgtgtgtgtgtgtgtgtgtgtatgtgcgtgtgcctgtgtgtgtgagagagaagacgGAGGGGAGGTCAAATTGATTTTTAGCATATTTTATGACATTTCTTTCTTATTTTTCCTCAGATTTATATACCTGTTCTAAATGGATTATTGAGAAAATTATGACAATGGGATAGTATTCTGATgattatattgttattattattactattgaAGTGTGGGGTTCAGTAGGAGGGGTGCTACCCTCTTATGTTAAATATATAGACAAACAAAGGTatttggaataaaaaaaaactatatatataAAGTGTTGTTGGCAATTTATCTATTGTATGCAAGGAAGTAAAATCCTGAAAAGATCCTGAAAGAGAAACACGGACCAACACCACAAAATCGTTTACAACAGTACCACGGGGAGGCGACTCTGTCACGATACAAAGCAAAAAAGCAAAGCATCTGTTAAATTGCTTGGTCACAGTCTCAGTTTAACCGATTATGAAACTGCACACAATGGTTAAACTATAATAACCGTCTTACGGTATCTAAGAAGTGATTCATTCATGCATTCTCAAGTAACATGACTTAAAATCACCGCATAGATCAGAGGTGAATTCAGGAAGAGGCGTGTTCCTTGCGTATAACACCTTCGCCAGGGTGTGTGAACGGTCATTCAGTTGGTAAAAACAAATAACGTGCACTCTTACCTATCTACGGAAGGACTTGAAACATCCGTGATGGATTTCTTGAATTTGATGGTATTTTTGCTGTCAGTTGCCGGTAAGATTAGTTCAATGTATATTGTAATTAGCCTACTTTGAGAAAATCTTTTTTGAGGTGATTtgtttcatgttttatttcacGTTTTTGGACATAACGTCCACAAATAACATTTTGGTTTGTGGTTCAATACATAGAATACAAGGAGTAGGCCTATTGTAATTACCGATTTATTGTTGTAGTGTATAGTGTGTATTTAGGCTTGGTTAATTACCCCTAATGAAGAAAGCTGATTATTTTCCTCAATCAAATAATTTCATTCTTAGAGTTGAAAGTTTGTCGTCTAAAATTGTAAACCTTTCTGAAAAGTAATGGTGCTGGCTGTCGGTGCTTAGACCCTTTACCCTTGAAAGGACACGTTGAATAACACCTGCTGCCTCGCTGGTTTGCCACAGGATGCTGCTTCGGACAGAAGGCATTGCCAACAGGTCCTGTGGAGGGAGTTCTTGGGAAAAACGTTACGTTTACCACGGTTGTAAGTCCGGGAGATTTCCTTACAGTATCCTGGACTTTCAACGGCGGGAGCGGACCTGTGGCCATTGTAACACATGCTCCGGGAGGTAGAAACTATGGCATCGGCTACGAGGGGAAAGTGTCGCTGAATTCATCTAACGGGGTGTTACAGCTTGGGCCTTTGACTGCGAAGGACAGCGGAGAATATACTTTGAACATGATCAACAACATGGGCATAGCCACCACTGGTGAAACTACTTTAAAAGTTCTCGGTGAGTACCTTCAAAAACGTCAAAGGTGATGCACAGTGAACTTAAATAatcattttttttcaaaacataaACAATTATTGATTGATAAATGGTTAATTTAAATCATTGATTTGCAATCAATTTTTATCTCCGCTATTGCAAGTGATATGGGAAGCTTAGTTTCAAGCACTAAACATGATTAAATCTCAGAGCAAACTGTCAAAGAAGTTTCTAGGGCGTGGCTCCGttgtttgaaagaaaaaaataccTGTCCAGTTTCGAAACCAAATCTATCTGCTATGATGTCTCATCACTTGACTCAAGTTTATTACACTTTGTGTCCTAAAGGACAAGCAAATGAACTTTTCTAGTGGTGACTAAAATATTACTTCATAGTTTGTAAATGATAGATGTAGAATGTCACAAATGTTTGCTAATTGATGCCAACAAAGCTGAGTTGCCAGTTGACTTCTCTTTATGTAATCCTTTATCTGGTATTTACCTAAATCTGATGTGTGCCCCCTCATGCATGGATTCCATCATCTGTTCATTAATGAATTCCTTAATTAATCCCATGCATCATCTGCTTAGTCTGTGTTTATGTTTCACAATACTGTTGCTAAGCAAGTAACCAATGCATTCCATCcactcatctcccccctccccccatccttcctTGCTTGCATTGacctcctgcctgccttcctcccaccctcccaccttcccACCCCTGCCTTCTTCCCACCCTCCCAGAGCCCGTGTCTGCTGTGACCATCACATCCAGCCTGACTGAAGCTGTGGAGATCAACAGCACCGTGGTCCTCACCTGCACCTCCAAGGGCTCCTTCCTCAAGTATGCCTGGCTCAACGGCTCCGCCCCTGTGGTTCCCGACACACACGTGACCCTGAGCGCAGACTCCCGCAACCTGACCGTGAGCGCTGTCCTGAGGACTGACCTGGCGGGGCCCATCTACTGTGCCGTCTCCAACagcctggagaaggagaagagtgcCCCCTTCAACCTCACCGTCCACTGTAAGTACTGCTGGACTGTGGTTGGTttcgttgtgtgtgttgttctatGATCTCTACTGTATTTAAGGCCTGTTATACTAGACTCACGTACGCATGGGGTAGCCATTTTGAAACAGTAGAtggtgtttgagtgtttctTTAAGGCTTATGTGGGTGAGGACACTCCCCAGTCACAGACTTTCATACAACTTATCTGAGCTTCCTGTGTACACAAGGCCTGTGGTTGGCTACCACAAAGagtcacacatactgtaaagaGTGATATCACATCTTACCCCTCCTAACCTCTTCTCACTAAGGAGTTGTgtggtgtactgtactgtaatctGGTCTGGCTATAGAGGATAGCCTCAGCTCACAATTACACAGCAAAATATCTaaatagttgggtgtgctttgccttcggcaagggcacaacctttgttctctcacatatatattattgggtgtgctttgccttcggcaagggcccaacctttgttctctcacatatatattattatatatatgtgCAGCCGCCACtgaccggggcagcttctccacacagggctatatcgcattttgcgttgttactgacaatgatcgctaccagtgagctttttaagaatgagcgattttccactaaataaatgtcaagcttatttacgtttttgggggcatattttcagttagcagatggtactgtttgaatcacaattccatcttctactgccggtaacgtcgtagaataatcttcaaagggggttctttattaatgaatgaatgcaatatgagtaggctaaatgcctgaaaatatcacgagaagggaaaacttaaaaggacgtttaagtcatagagattagatccatttttacaccggtctgccaaatttattcgttttgattcagctatgaggctgcctcttgcaggggaaatgagaagacatcatatttaattctacacttcactcgtattttcagttgtaaatgagcagcacaaaaaaaggcttttaaatctatgtaatctttataaataataagtatgcatttttatataaaatatacagaaatatcagttgtaaaaatgtcattcaaaaacagacccctgtgcagccgacgcaagcaagcacaccctacaatttccccagaaattgtaccctctctagttatttttattaCACCACACCATACATTTACACTTTATCATACCATTCACAATTTACACACTTTATATCATTCCAACTTTATCATAACCAAATGTTACCAAACATTCAAAAGTCCATTGGTAGAAATGTACCACGTAGGTAAAATACATTGACCAGAAGACTCTTTCTTTTGAGGGTAGCATAGTCCAGGCTTGTTCAGACCCACTTACTTCTTCTGCTTGATCTCTAGTCAGGCTGTGCAAAGCAGGTGACAGGAAATGAGATAAGATCTGCTGCTGTTCTGCATGATGGCCTGGAACAGAGCAGCTGGCTAGAGAACTCCCAGGACTTTACCTGCAACAAAGTCATTTCTGACCCAACCTGACAATCAGTCCACTAATTCGATTTTCAACATTTATACAAATACTTATACAACCGTTTAATTGAATTGTAAACACAGAGACATAAACGCAGCATCATGTGTGGCAGGTTAACACTGGTAGGTCTCACCAAGCTGTGTCCCTCATACAGTCGGACCTGAAAACATCGCCATGACCATAAACCCAACTGGCGAGATTGTCAAGAAGGGTTCCAACCTCACTCTGACCTGCTTGGTAAAGTCCAGTCCAGCGGCACAGTTCAAGTGGATCCACAATGGTGTGGAAAGGAAGGAGACACACCCAACACTGGTTCTGGCAAACGTGGATGAGAGCCAGGCGGGGAACATCACCTGCATGGCTTTCAACGCCAAGACCATGCGCTACCTCTCTGCCCAGGTGGTGAAGTTCACTGTCATTGGTGAGTTTGATCATTGTTTGCCATTTTGGGACCTGGAAGTTTATTTGTGGGTTGTAGGGAATGGATTTGAAGACAAACGCCCTACATGAGTGGCATTGTTCACATCTGTTGTATGAAACTGGTTTAACTGTTAAGTTGACACCCTCGGAACGTAATACTTGTCAGATTTAATTTAAACACATTCAATCACGGGTCAGAGAATAAGCACTTAAAAATCGAAATGAGAAACATAGCCTGGATATATTCCAAATTCTAAAGAG
Above is a window of Osmerus mordax isolate fOsmMor3 chromosome 18, fOsmMor3.pri, whole genome shotgun sequence DNA encoding:
- the si:ch211-264f5.6 gene encoding carcinoembryonic antigen-related cell adhesion molecule 20 → MDFLNLMVFLLSVAGCCFGQKALPTGPVEGVLGKNVTFTTVVSPGDFLTVSWTFNGGSGPVAIVTHAPGGRNYGIGYEGKVSLNSSNGVLQLGPLTAKDSGEYTLNMINNMGIATTGETTLKVLEPVSAVTITSSLTEAVEINSTVVLTCTSKGSFLKYAWLNGSAPVVPDTHVTLSADSRNLTVSAVLRTDLAGPIYCAVSNSLEKEKSAPFNLTVHFGPENIAMTINPTGEIVKKGSNLTLTCLVKSSPAAQFKWIHNGVERKETHPTLVLANVDESQAGNITCMAFNAKTMRYLSAQVVKFTVIEAISSTKITSPTDTLVAGNSTASLKCSATTGTMVTRTWMKDGKPLLSSNRVNVSGDSSQVTIIPVQKEDSGEYKCLLTNAVNKEEATHKMVVNYGPEEVKVTGEDAVEITEPVRLNCVANSLPAATFVWRFNGTLTQVTSPDYVMEGAVYKNTGIYTCEATNAITGLTRSAAHLLSVKEEGALDEGLSDGAIAGIIIAVLVLVAAVIAGVVYMRRKQTVESPY